A stretch of DNA from Ignavibacteriota bacterium:
CCGCGATCGCGTGCCAGAATATTGTGGCCGAAGTCCTCGCGGAGAACAACCTTCCCGAGGGCATCTTCTCGCTGATCATCGGCAAGGGCTCCACCATCGGCGAAAAAATGTTGAACGATTCGCGCGTGCCGCTGGTCTCCGTCACCGGATCCACGTCGGTCGGCCGTCATGCCGCCGAGGCCATTGCCCGCCGCTTCGGCCGCGCCATCCTCGAGCTGGGCGGAAACAACGCGATCATTCTCACACCGGACGCCGACCTTGCTCTCGCCGTCCCTGCAGTGGTGTTCGGTGCAGTAGGTACGGCCGGCCAGCGCTGCACCAGCACCCGGCGCCTCATTGTACACGAATCCATTTACGACCGCGTGAAGGACGCGCTCGTCAACGCCTACCGCGCCCTACGTATCGGCAATCCGCTCGATGCATCGAATCATGTCGGACCCCTCATCGACACCGCAGCCGTGGGCATGTTTACCGCGGCCATCGAGTCGGCGAAGAACGAGGGCGCCACACTGTTGAGCGGGGGAGAGGTGCTGTCAGGTCCGGGTTACGAATCGGGCTGTTATGTGCGCCCGGCCATCATGGAGGCCGAGAACAGCTACGCGATCGTGCAGGAGGAGACCTTCGCGCCGATCCTGTACCTGCTCAAGTATTCCGGTGATGTGCGCAACGCGATCGGCATACAGAACGATGTCGTGCAGGGTCTTTCGTCGGCGATCTTCACGCTCAATCTCCGCGAGGCGGAGGAATTCCTTTCGTGCCGCGGATCCGATTGCGGCATCGCCAACGTCAACATCGGAACATCCGGTGCCGAAATCGGCGGCGCCTTCGGAGGCGAAAAGGAAACGGGCGGCGGCCGCGAGTCCGGTTCCGACTCGTGGAAGGCCTATATGCGCAGGCAGACAAACACGATCAACTTCGGCACAACACTCCCGCTCGCGCAGGGAATAAAGTTCGACATATAGTTCGCATGGTTGGAGGGCCCCGCGGGGG
This window harbors:
- a CDS encoding aldehyde dehydrogenase family protein, with protein sequence MNLLETLGIKDKNPGASTGRLWLASSGQGELRISSPATGEYIASVYQASEADYEHIVATATAAFRMWRDIPAPKRGEIVRQIGNRLRAFKEPLGTLVSLEMGKSLQEGLGEVQEMIDICDFAVGQSRQLYGFTMHSERPDHRMYDQYHPLGIVATVSAFNFPVAVWSWNAMLAAVCGDVNLWKPSSKVPLTAIACQNIVAEVLAENNLPEGIFSLIIGKGSTIGEKMLNDSRVPLVSVTGSTSVGRHAAEAIARRFGRAILELGGNNAIILTPDADLALAVPAVVFGAVGTAGQRCTSTRRLIVHESIYDRVKDALVNAYRALRIGNPLDASNHVGPLIDTAAVGMFTAAIESAKNEGATLLSGGEVLSGPGYESGCYVRPAIMEAENSYAIVQEETFAPILYLLKYSGDVRNAIGIQNDVVQGLSSAIFTLNLREAEEFLSCRGSDCGIANVNIGTSGAEIGGAFGGEKETGGGRESGSDSWKAYMRRQTNTINFGTTLPLAQGIKFDI